In Gemmatimonadaceae bacterium, the genomic window TTCGCCGCGCCGAGCTGCATCAGGACGATCTTGCCAGTGTCGATCGACTCGTGGCGGTACCCCGCCGTCCTCGAGAAGACGAGCACCCGCGGCTGGCCCGGCAGCACGGCCGGTGGAGGCGTGTCGGCCGGCGTGCAGGCGGCCACGACGGCGAGGCACAGGACGGCGAGGTACGTGCGGGACACGCGCATCTGATGGGGAGCGGAGTGGGTGTGGACCGACGGGCGGTGGAACGGCATCGATGGGCGGACAGGCGACGTCGGGTCGCGGCGCGCACGCGGGGTGCGCGTCCGCGCCGCTAGGCGGTGGGAGACCCCACGCGCACCAGCTTGTTCGAGGTGAGGTACCTGTAACTCTGGTCGAGCGCGGAGAACACGTCGCCGCTGACCTTGTCCATCTCGACCACCATCCACTTCGTGTTGCCTGCGGCCGCCTTCACGATCGCGGGAAAGTCCTGCGTGCCGCTGCCCACCGGCGACATCGGGTCGGGATTGTCGGCGGCGAGGTTGTCATGATAGACCGCCGGACCGTCCTTGATGTGCAGGAACTGCGCGCGCGCGCCAAGCTTGGCCACGACCGCAGCGGGCACGTGGCCGGCCACCTTCACCCAGTAGGTGTCCACCTCGAAGAACACATCCGGTGAGAGCTCCTCGAGCAGCACCTCGTACGGGTGCCGTCCGCCGACCGTGTTGCGGTACTCCCACCAGTGGTTGTGCACGCCGAACGTGAGGCCGTTGTCCTTCGCGATCACGCTCGACTCGTTGTAGATCCGTGCGAGTTCCTTCGTCCCCTCGAGCGTGGAGTAGCGCCTGTCCTCGGGCCAGCCGTGCCAGATCATGTGCGTGCTGCCATAGGCCTTCGCGGTGTCGAGCATGGCCTGCCGGTTGGCGCCCTGCGGGATCTCGATGTGCGACGCGACGGCGGTGAGGCCGGCGTCCCGCAGCGCCTGCGCGGCCTGCGTGAGCGTCACGCCCTCGGGCCAGAACGCGGTCTCCACGTGGTCGAAGCCGATCGACTTGACACGTCGCAGCGTGCCGGCAAGGTCTGCCTTGATGGCGTCGCGCACCGTGTAGAGCTGCAGTGCGATGCCGGCGGCTGGCACGGCGGCGGTGGCTCCGGGACGCGGTGGCTCCGGGTCAGCAGCACTGTCCGCACCACGTGCCGGCGCGGGCTTCGCGCACGACACCAGCGGCAGCGCACCCGCGCCGAGCAGCCCGAGCGCGGCAGCCTGGATGAATTCGCGGCGCGGCAGCGTTGCAGAGGATTCGTCACGAGCGGGACGCTGGATCGTCATCAGTCCATCCGGGCGCAGTGGGGGGAACGACTGACCTGCCACGCCCTGCGATGTAATCGATGGTCAGGGCACAGGCGAGCCAGCCCCCGTCCCCTGCCCGAACCACCCCGCGGCCTCGGCCTCGGCCAGCCGGCCCTCGATGTAGGCCCACATCGACGGGCACCCGGCGATGATCGACGGCGCCACCCGCGCACGCACCCGATCGACGGTGATCCCGTTCTCCCGCCAGCTCTGGCCGTTGTTGGCGAGGTTCAGCAGCACCGGCATCACGCGGTCGGCGGCATTGGCGAAGCGTGCCTCGGCGGTCTCCCCCGCCTCGAACTCCTCCCACAGCGCGAGGAATCGCGCCCCCTGCCCCGCTGGCAGCAGGCCGAAGATCCGTTCCACCGCCACCCGCTCGGCCGCCTTCCGCTCGGCCAGCCCGCTCTCGGCGTAGAAGATCGTGTCCCCGGTGTCGATCTCGCCGATGTCATGCACCAGCAGCATCGCGATCACGTGGTCCACCTGCACCGGCTCGGCCGCATGCGGCGCCAGCGTCGCGGCGAGCATCGCGATCTGCCAGCTGTGCTCAGCCGAGTTCTCCTGGCGATCCAGTCCCAGCGGCCGCGTCCTTCGCGTCACGCCCTTGAGCTTGTCCAGCTCCAGGATGAAGTCCACGATCTTCTGCATCGCAGGATACTACCCTTGCCGACATCGCTGGAACAGCGTCAACGCACAGCGGCAAACTGCGCAAATGACGCAAGGAGGTCGGTGCGAGTGGAGCCTGCCACACACACACGAACCTCTTCGCGTCCTCTCCGCCCTGTGCGACTTCGCGTCACAGCCGTTCGCCGCGCCAGGACCAGGTCAGCGGGCGACGACGTTCAGGACCAGCGTGCACGTCTCGTAGACCGGAATTGTGCTGAGGTCGGGCTGGAAGGTCACGCCGTCGAGCTGCTGGTTGATCCACTCGAAGCGGATCGGCGTGGTGCCGACGGGGAGCGTGCCGGCGGACTCGGTCTGCGTGTAGCTCGGCGCGGCGTAGGGATAGCCGGCCGCGTGGCCGTAGAGCAGCGCGCCGCTGGCGTCGTTCCTCATCGTGAACGTCGTGTACCCGCCGATGGATGTGCCGCGCAGCGTGCCCGGCGCGATTGCGGGGCCGGTGGGGACGGGGGACGCGCTCGCGGTCGTCACCAGTTCGGCGCGCTTCTGGAAGCCCTTCCGCACCGTGATGGCGTACCGCGAACCCTTGTCGCAGGTGGCAATGCCACTCACAGCCTGGATCTGTCCGACGGACGCACCGCCCCCGCCACTGCCGGACCCGCCCTTCAGCAGGGGGGCGGCGTCGGCAGCCGGCGCGGTGGCATCGGCACAGGCCACGAGCGTGAACGAGATGAGCGTGAACGAGATGAGCGTGGCCGCGAGGCCGGACGTCGTGCGGACGGACATGGGGGTTCTCCTGGCGCGGTGGATTGGCGGGGATCGGGCCCCGGTGCACGCCTCCTTCGCACCACGTGTTCCACCGTCATGACGAATGCGAAGTCCCTGTGGGGCAGGGACTTGCACATGCCGGGCGGGAATAGTCCGGTCGACGGCTGGCACGAATCAATACACGACCGCATCGTCCTGATTCACGCGACTGCCCCCTGCGCCACCGGGCTCCCTTCCGCCACGCCTGATTCATGCGACGTCCCGCGCGTCATCTCGAACGTCCCGTCCTGGCCGGGCTTGCCGCGCTCGCCCTCGGTGCCAGCGCGGCCACCGGCGCCGGTGCACAGCCGCGGCCCCCCGACCTGCTCGTCTCCAACGTGAGCCTGGTGGACGTGGTCACGGGGCGGGTGCGTGCCGGCCAGTCGATCGCCACCCGCGGTGACACGATCCTGCGCATCGGCCCGGCGCGCAGCATGCGCGGGCTGCGTGCCGCGCGCAGGATCGACGGCACGGGGAAGTTCGTGATCCCGGCGCTCTGGGACATGCACGTGCACTTCGGTGGCGGGCCTTCGCTGGTGGCGGAGAACCGCGCCCTGCTGCCGCTCTACACGGCACACGGGATCGTGGCGGTGCGCGATGCCGCGGGCGACCTGTCCGCGCAGGTGCTCGCGTGGCGCGACTCGATCGCGGCCGGCACGCTCGCGGGCCCGAGACTCTTCACCTCCGGACCGAAGATCGAGGGCATCAACTCGGTGTGGCCCGGTGACATCGAGATCGACACCCGCGCCGGCGTGGACAGCGCGCTGGACCGCCTGCAGGCCATGCGGGTGGATTTCGTGAAGCTCACCGACAACACACTCCAGCCCGCGCTGTTCCGCTACGCACTCGGTGCGATCCGCACCCGCGGCCTTCGCAGCAGCGCGCACATCCCCGCCACCGTGTCCGTGCGCGAGGCCGTCACGCTCGGCCTCGGCTCCATCGAGCACCTGGCGTATGCCGTGCGCGCCGGCGCCGAGCGTGAGGGGCGCCCCACGCCGGCCGACGTGATCGCCGCGTTCGACTCCGCCACGGCGATGGGCACGTACCGCCTGATGGCCGAGCGCGGCACCGCCATCACGCCGACGCTCAACATCAGCCGGACGCTGGCGTTCCTGGACATGGACACCCACGCGAACGATCCCTACCTGCGGTACATCGGGCCGGGGCTGCAGGCCACCTATCAGGGCCGTGTCACGCGCGCGGCACAGGCTGACGCAGCGGCCATCGAGCGGCGCCACCGCAGCTACGCGTTCACCAGTGCCCGCCTGCCGATGCTGCAGCGTGCCGGCGTGCTGATCCTCGCCGGCACCGACGCCGGGTTCCTCAACTCGTTCGACTACCCCGGCATTGGCCTGCACGACGAGCTGCAGTTGATGGTGGAGAGCGGCCTCACCCCGCTGCAGGCGCTGCGCGCCGCGACGATCAACGGAGCGACCTTCCTCGGCAGCACAGCACGCCATGGCACGATCGCGACCGGCAAGGCGGCCGACCTCCTCCTCCTCGACCGCAATCCGCTCACCGACATCACCGCCACGCGCGCCATCCACGCGCTGGTGCAGCGCGGCACCTACCTCGATCGCGCGGCGCTGGACGCACTCCTCGCTGCGACCGCTGCGGCCGTCGCGGCGATGCCCAGGCCCTGACGGGGCAACCGCTTCGACACAGCTGCCTTGCGTCGAGGCTGTGGCTCCCTAGAGCGGAGGCACACTCACCCAGCTGCCACCCGCAGCAGCAGACGCGACGACGGATTCGACGAAGACGACCCCCTGCACCCCATCGACGACCGTGGGGAACTGCACCGCCGGGTCGGGCGGCGCGCCGGTGCGACGTGCGCGGATGGCGGCGGCGATCTCGGTGTAGGTGGTTGCAAACGCCTCGAGGTAGCCCTCGGGATGCCCGCTCGGAATGCGCGTCACCCGTGCCGCCGCCGCGCCGGCTGCCCCGGTGCCACGGGAGATCACCTGGGTCGCCTGGCCGAACGGCGACCAGTGCAGCTGGTTCGGGTGCTCCTGCCGCCACTCCAGGCCGCCCTTCGAGCCGTAGACGCGCAGGCGGAGGTTGTTCTCGTTGCCCGGCGCCACCTGGCTCGCCCAGAGCGCACCGCGGGCGCCGCCATCGAAGCGCAGCAGCACCTGTGCGTTGTCGTCCAGCCGGCGGCCCTCCACGAAGGCACTCAGCTCGGCCAGCAGCTCGCGCACCGTGAGGCCCGTCACGAAATGCGCGAGCTGGTAGGCGTGCGTCCCGATGTCGCCGATGCAGCCGCCCGCGCCCGCGCGCGACGGGTCGGTGCGCCAGTCGGCCTGCTTCTGCCCCGACGTCTCGACCGACTCCGTGAGCCAGTCCTGCGGATACTCCACCTGCACCACGCGGAGGTCACCCAGCAGCCCCTCGTGCACCATCTGCCGCGCCTGCCGCACCATGGGGTAGCCGGTGTAGTTGTACGTCACGGCGAACAGCAGGCCAGCCTGCGTCGCCAGCGCGTGCAGCCGCCGTGCATCACCCGACGTCGTGGCCAGCGGCTTGTCGCAGATGACGTGGATGCCCGCCGCCAGGAAAGCCTCGGCCACCGGCGCGTGCATGTGGTTCGGCGTCACGATCGACACCGCCTCGATGCCATCGACGCGGGCCGACTCGGCCTGCGCCATGGCGGCGTAGTCGCTGTAGATGCGATCGTCGGCCAGGCCGAGGGCACGACCCGACCGCTGCGCCTTGTCGGGCGTGGAGGCCAGCGCGCCCGCCACCAGCTCGAACTGGCCGTCCAGCCGCGCCGCGAAGCGGTGCACGCCGCCGATGAACGCACCCTCGCCACCACCCACCATGCCCAGCCGGATGCGCCGCGCCTCCGCTGGAGTCGCGCCGTCCTTCGCCTCGATTGCCACGCCCGCCCTCGCTTGTGATTCGTGAAGTCTCGCGGATGCCGCCGGCGCCACGCCGGCTCAGAGGCCGAGCATGCGCCGGATCTGCTTCCTGTCGGTCGCCGAGCCGGCGAAGTCGTCGAAGGCCTTCTCCGTCACGCGGATGATCTGGCTCGCGATGAACGGTGCCCCCTCGGCCGCGCCCTGTTCCGGGTGCTTCAGGCAGCACTCCCATTCCAGCACCGCCCAGCTGTCGTAGCCGTACTGTGCCAGCCTGGAAAAGACCGCCTTGAAGTCCACCTGCCCGTCACCGAGTGACCGGAACCGGCCGGCGCGCTGCAGCCAGGGCTGGAACCCGCCGTACACACCCTGCCGTCCGCTGGGCCGGAACTCGGCGTCCTTCACGTGGAAGGCCTTGATCCGTTCGTGGTAGATGTCGATGAACGCGAGGTAGTCGAGCTGCTGCAGCACGAAGTGCGACGGATCGTAGTTGATGTGGCAGCGACGATGGTGCCCCACGCGCTCCAGGAACATCTCGAACGTCACGCCGTCGTGCAGGTCCTCGCCCGGGTGCAGCTCGAAGGCCACGTTGCATCCCGCCTCGTCATAGGCATCGAGGATCGGGCGCCAGCGCTTCGCGAGCTCGTCGAACGCCGCCTCCACCAACCCGTCGGGCCGCTGCGGCCAGGGATACAGGTACGGCCACGCCAGGGCGCCGGGAAAGCTCACGCTGGTGCCGAGCCCCAGATGGCGTGAGGCCTTCGCCGCCCAGAGCATCTGCTGCACCGCCCACTTCTGGCGTGCCTTCGGGTTCTTCTTCGCGCTGGCCGGCGCGAAGGCATCGAACGCCTCGTCGTACGCCGGGTGCACGGCCACCAGCTGGCCCTGCAGGTGGGTGGCGAGCTCGGTGATCTCGACGCCGTTTCGCCGCGCGATCCCGGCCAGCTCGTCGCAGTAGGTCTTCGACGACGCCGCCTTCTTCAGGTCGACGAATCGCGCGTCCCAGGTGGGAAGCTGCACCCCCGTGTACCCCAGCCCCGCCGCCCACTGCGTGATGGCATCCCAGGAGTTGAACGGTGCCGCGTCGCCGGCGAACTGGGCGAGGAAGATGGCGGGACCCTTGACGGTGGCAGGCATGGTGATGGTCGGTGGAAGGAGGGGCGCTGCAGCGCACCGCAATCTGCGGTCAGGGCAGGTGGCGCTGGTAGTCGTGCGCATGCCGGTAGAGTGCGGCCCACGCGGCATGGCGCGCATCGTGGTGCGCGACGGCGTCCGGGCGCGGCAGGTAGGTGGCAGTCCGCGCCGGCCGCGTGGCAACCTGCGCCACGGCCGACGCGCCCCCGCCCAGCAACGCCATCGCCGCCAGCCGTGCCGCGCCAACGGCGCAGCCGATCTCGCTTTGCGTCACCGCGTGCAGCGGGATGCCCAGCACGTCGGCCATCACCTGGCACCAGCGGGGTGACCGGGCCCCACCGCCCAGCAGGTCGGCCTCGGTGAGGTGCGTGCCGGCCGCGGCCAGTGCGTCGCGCGCATCCCGCATCGCATGGGCCACCCCCTCGAGCACCGCCAGCGTCATGTCGGCCCGGTCGTGTGCGGCGTCGAGCGCCGCGAACCCGCCGCGCACCCGCGCATCGTCGTGCGGCGTGCGTTCCCCGCTCAGGTACGGGATGAACGCGGCCGTCGTCCGCTCGCGGCCCTCCAGCTCGGCCAGCAGTTCCTCCTCGGTGCGACCCGTGATCCCCGCCCACCAGCCCAGGCAGGATGCCGCGCTGAGCAGCACGCCCATCTGGTGCCAGGTGCCCGGCACCGCGTGGCAGAAGGCGTGCACGGCACCATCGGTGTTCGGTGCGAATCCGTCGGTGGTGCACCAGAGCACGCCGGACGTGCCAAGTGAGACGAAGGCGTCACCCGCCTGCACGGCGCCCACGGCCACCGCGCCAGCCGCGTTGTCGCCGGCGCCACCGGCGATCAGCGGTGGCACGATCATCCCCCATCGCGCCGCCAGCGCCGCACGCAACCGACCCGCCGGCTCCGTCCCCTCGACCAGCCGCGGCATCTGCGACTCCGTCAGGCTCGTCGCGGCCAGCGCGTCAGCGCTCCAGCGGCGCTGCCCCACATCGAGCCAGAGCGTGCCGGAGGCATCGGACATCTCCTCGATCGCCTCGCCGCAGAGCTGCAGCCGCACGTACGCCTTGGGCAGCAGCACGGTGGCGATGCGCGCGAACAGCGCCGGCTCATGCTCGCGCACCCAGAGCAGCTTCGGCGCGGTGAAGCCGGGCATCGCGAGGTTCCCCGTCACGGCGCGAGACTGCGGCCACGCCGCCTCGAAGGCGGCACAGGCGTCGCTGCTGCGTCCGTCGTTCCAGAGGATGCAGGGACGCAGCACCGCACCGGCGCCATCCAGCAGGGTGGCGCCGTGCATCTGCCCCGACAACCCGATCGCGCCACAGGCGGCGGTGGCGGCGGGATGCAGCGCGCGCAGCGCGTCCACACACTCCAGCGTGGCCTGCCACCACTCGGCGGGATCCTGTTCGCTCCAGCCAGGCTGCGGGCGCTGCACCGTGAGCGGCGCGCTGGCGCTGCCCAGCACGACATCGCCGGCAGCGGTGGCATGCTCCACGAGCGCCACCTTGACCCCGGATGTGCCGATGTCGATGCCGAGGGTGATCATACCGGGTGCGGTGCGGGCGGGAGGGGCGACGGGCGGAAGGTTAACCACCCGCCGCGCCACCCCGAAGCGCCACGCCGCCCGCGAGCGTCAGTCGTCGAACTTCGTGATCGTGAGCGCGCCCGAGGTCGCGTCGAGCCAGCGGATCATCGTCGGGCGGAGGCGGAACATCTCGTAGTCCTCCGCATCCTCCACGTAGTAGCGGCTGGGGTTCTTCGACTTGAAGTACGCGAACCACTCGCGCCGCTCCTCCGCCTCGAGCAGTTCCGCGGTGCCGCGGATGTCCACCGCCATCAGCGGGTCGAGCACCTCCTCGATGACCGACAGCGACATGTTCCGGTTCGCCATGATCTGCTCGAACTTCCGGAACGCGCGGCGGGTGCCGAAGTACACGTTGAACGCATCGTCCACGGCGTACAGCATCAGCGAGGTGTGCGGGTGCCCGTCATCGTCGACGGTGGCGAACACCGCCTTGCGGTGACCGTTCAGGAACTGGGCGACTTCGTCCTTCAGCGCGGCAGGCTCCATCGTGCTCCTCGGGGGCATGGGGTGACGCGCGGGAGTGAACTCGCGGCGTGGTCCACGGCAGGCGTGGCGGGAGCCAATGCATATCGCGCCCGGTCGGCATGTCAGTCAGGTGACACCTGACGAGTGTGACGCGGCGCGACATGGGCGTGCGCGCCCCGGCGCGCCCGCAGCACGGGGATCCGTCGGCACCGCATGGCGGATCCCGGACCACGGCACCGTCATGACACGCACACGCGCGCGGATCATGATGGCGCTGCGTCCCCCACAGGCGGAAAACAGCACGGGGCCCCTGTCGGAGCCCCGTGCCGCATTACCTCAGTCAATCACGTTCATCCATCCGTGCACCCATCGGGCCACACTCACGCCGTGGCGGCGCGGCGGCGGCGGGCGGCAGCACCCAGGCCGATCAGGCCCGTGCCCATCAGCGCGTACGTCGACGGCTCAGGCACCACGTTCGTCGGCGCCTCGGCCAGCACCAGGTCGTCCATCGTCGGCCAGGCGAACGCGCCGGTCGGCTGCACGGCGGCGACGGTCATGGTGAGGATGTTCGACGTGGTCGTGAAGCCGAGGAAGGTGCCGAGCGTCGTGTTGGTGAGCGTCTGCGTCAGGCTCCCGGCGGCGGTGTTCAGCGTGACGACGATGCTCGTGTTGGCCAGGAAGTTGCCGCTGAGGTCCGAGCCGAAGAAGTTCGCGCCGATCCCGCGGATGTTCGTGCCGAAACCGCTGAACGTGATGGTCTCGGTGGCGGTGTTGGAGGAGAGCCAGTGGTCCGCGGACGTACCGGCGCCGAAGAAGTTGTTCACCACGGCGGCGGTGTAGGTGTGCGGGCCGGCCGTGCGCGTGATCGGCGTCGGCGTGCTTCCGGTGATGGAGAGCGACTCGAAGTCGTCGGTGCCGGCGTTGCTGGTCGCGCCAAGCAGCGAGGCGAGCGACGAGTGTGTCGTGATCTGCGCCTGGCTGACCGAGGGGAGGGCGACGAGGGCAGCGGCGGCGACAACGCGTGTCAGGGACGAAAGGCGCATGCAGGGCTCCGGGGGCAGGGCGATCGGGCAATCCTTCGGGGATGCCTGAACCGGATGCCACGATCATACCAACGGACTCTTCAATATCACTGGCGTAGCCAAGCCGTTCTCCAGCAACGACTTACGGGCCGTGAAACGCAAATTGTTGCGTCCGCTTAGTCGACGAACTCATCCATTGTGTGGCGGCGAACCCACAGCAGTCTCAACCAGTGGTGCGATGGTGCCGCGGCGGCACCACACCTCAGGGCAGGGCGACGACCCGGAACTCCAGGCTGGCGGAGAGCTGGGCGGCACTCGGGACCACGCCGCCGGTGCGCGACGCGCGGTTGGCGGCGTGGAACGTCAGCGACAGCGGCGTGCTGGGAGACGGCAGCAGGCCGGTGGCGATCGTGGTGAACTGGGGGCCGAGTGCCAGCGGCTGCCGCTGGGACGGCGACAGCCACGCAGCCGTGAACGTGCCCGGGGCGGTCGGGCGAAGCCGCACCTGCACCTGCCAGCGCTGGTTGGCCCGCACGATCACGCCGCCGGTGTAGCAGGCTCCCGGCGTGCAGAGCAGTCCCTGCTGCGGCGTCTGCACCAGCACCGGCGCCTCGGGCGAGATCACGAACATTCCGGCCACGACGACGCTCGCCTCGTGCGGCACCGCCGGCACGGGCACGGCGCTCCCCGCCGCCTGCGCCCCGAGGCGCGGGAGGCCCAGCGCCGACACGATGGCAACACACACCACCCGGACGGCGAGCCCGCTCACAGCGCCTGCACGGTGAAGGCCATACCCAGCGAGCAGAGGCCGACGGGATCGGTGGTCCACCCCAGGCTCGACATCCGGAAGTACAGCACCTGCGACCGGCCGGCGGTGCGCGCGTTCGACGTGGCGGTGAACACCCCGGCCGGCGTGACCGACATGGGCGTCGTCCGCACCGTGGTGCTCCGGCCCCAGAGCAGGTGCGCCGCAGGCTTGGTGGCACACGGCGCGGCAAACGACGGCGTGGCGGCAGCGATGGTGGCGTTCCAGGTCGCATTCGCACGCACCGTGACCGTGATTGCCGTGGCCACGTCGTAGGCGCCGGCCTCGTAGTCCGCGACCGTCAGCACGCCGCTGGCCGGCAGCAGGTTGAACGTGGTGGCGGACGACGTCTGCAGCAGCGTCGTCTTGCCGATGACCATCGGGACGGTGACAGTCGTGTTGCAGGTGGCCGACGCCGTGGCGGCAGTGGTGCAGCTGCCCTGCGCCTGCAGCGCGGTGCCCGCGCCGGAAGCGAGGAGCACGGCAACGACGACGGCGACGCGACGGGTCAGGCTCATTGACGCTGCCTCGTGTGGTTTTCCTGGGTCACCGCCGGCGTGCCGACCATCACCCCGTCGCCGCGCGCCGGCAAGCCGGGCGCCGGCAGGCGGCGCGTCCCGAGCTGCCGCACCCGCACGCTCCGCGTGCGCATCTCGATCTCCATCGTGGCCGGCATCTCGTCCGGCCGCACCAGCAGCACCGGACGCGCCGTCGCCGGGCGCAGCGGCTCGGCCACCGCGCTCGCGTCGATCTCGATCTCGAACCGGCCGACCGGCAGCGCATCGAAGGAGAACACCCCGTTCCCCACGGAGCGCGCCACCCAGGTGGCGCCCGACGAATCGTGCGCCGTCACGACGATCGCCTCGAGGTCGCTGCTGCGAACCTGCAGCGAATCCCCGGCGGCCAGCACGAGGCGCACCACGCGGCTGGCGAGCGGGCGGAGGGCGAAGTCCGTACTGCTGCGCGCGCGCGGACCGCTGGCGGATGGCGCGACCACACCGGCCGGCAGCGTCCGCACATCCAGCACGGCGTCGCGGCCCGACTGGCACGAGAAGCGTCCGTCGGCATCGGTGACCACCACCATGTCACCGCACTTGAGCGCGATGCCGGCGGCCCCCCGCTCGCCACCGTCCCGCGCCCCGTTGCCGTTGGCATCGACGAACACGCGGTGCGTCTGCGTGGCAGTCATGCGCGGCATCGCGAATCCGCGGCTCAGCCGCAGCGTGTACAGCAGCCCGTTGCGCCCGCCGACGCTCGACAGCAGGTAGGGGTTGTACTCCGCCTGCAGCGAGGCCTGGCCCAGCCGCCCCGGCAGCGAGGCCGACACGCCGCCGCGCGCGGACCAGTTGGCACCCGTGGTGGCGCCGAGCACGAGGCGCTGCACGTCGGCATTCGCCGTGACGGCCGCGGCGGCGAGGCGTGGCACGCGCAGGCCATCCACCCGGGCGCCGACGGACTGCTGGCGCGGATAGAAGCGCGCGCCGCCACTGAACTGCTGCGAGACCCAGGTGGCCTCGAACCGGCCGCCATCCGAGGTGACACCGAGGGCGGCGCGCAGGTCGGCACGCATGCCGGAGACGGCCGGGACGGTGGTCCCCGTGAAGTCGATCGAGCGCGTCAGCCGCGCCACGCCGCTGCGCACGGTCAGGTAGCCTGCCCGGTACCGCGAGTCGAACATCGCCGTGGCCTGCTGCTCGCCATTCGCGAAGCGGCCCGCCTGCGACACCGACGCGAACCGGCTGCCACGCAACTCGACGCCGACCGTGCTGTTGATCCGCGGCACGTCCATCGTCGGCATCACGAACCAGCCATCACCCGCGAACCGGCCGAGGGCGGCGTTGCGATCGCGCTGGTGCCAGGCGCCGGTGGAGAGCAGCACCGTGCTCCCGATCCGCTGGGAGAACATCGCGGAGAGATCGTCGGTCGCCCGCGCGTAGGCGAGGCTGCCGCCGGGCGCATGCACCGCGCGCAGGTCGAGCAGCGAGCCGCCGACGACACGCTGGAAGGCCACGGCAGCACCGGCGCCGGCACCATCCGCGTGCGCACGATAGCCGACCTCGCTGGTGAGCTCCCCGCCGCCGATCGACGCGATGCGCGACTCGAGCGTCAGCGCGGAGAGTTGCCGCGTTCCCACCTCGTCCCGCAACGCAACGCCCTGCAGGCTCAGGTCGCCGAGACGGCCGCCGTTGCGGGCCAGGCTCAGGCCCGCCAGCCGACCCGCCCCGGCGCTGAAGATCGACTGCTGGTTGAAGCCGAACGGGCGTCCGCCAAAGGCGGCCACGGTCGTGCGTCCCACCTTCACGTCGGCGGCAGCGCCAAGCCCGTTCACGAAGTAGCCGCTGAGCTCCGAGCGCTGCACGCCGATGGCGCCGGCCATCGCACCGGCACGCGGCGAGCGGAGGGCCAGCGAGGGCGGGCCGTCGGCGACGCCGGCGCGCGCCAGGCCGTAGCCTGCGGCACCGACACCACTGCTGCTGAACGTCGCGCGGGCGCTGATCGACACCGAGTCGGCGATCGATCCG contains:
- a CDS encoding PEP-CTERM sorting domain-containing protein, with the translated sequence MRLSSLTRVVAAAALVALPSVSQAQITTHSSLASLLGATSNAGTDDFESLSITGSTPTPITRTAGPHTYTAAVVNNFFGAGTSADHWLSSNTATETITFSGFGTNIRGIGANFFGSDLSGNFLANTSIVVTLNTAAGSLTQTLTNTTLGTFLGFTTTSNILTMTVAAVQPTGAFAWPTMDDLVLAEAPTNVVPEPSTYALMGTGLIGLGAAARRRRAATA